From one Dermacentor variabilis isolate Ectoservices chromosome 3, ASM5094787v1, whole genome shotgun sequence genomic stretch:
- the LOC142575775 gene encoding uncharacterized protein LOC142575775 — protein sequence MTLAPKAKVEVLVRAVTAADDDALINKKLPKELLLRIFSYLDVVSLCACAQVSKLWHELALDGSNWQKIDLFNFQTDIEGPVVENISRRCGGFLKKLSLRGCQSVEDASLKTFAQNCNNIEDLNLNGCKKLTDSTCQSLGKHCSKLTFLDLGSCCQVTDLSLKAIGQGCPALEQINISWCDQVSKYGVEALAAGCPRLRGFVSKGCPLVNDEAISKLAQYCGGLQTLNLHECTNITDAAVQAVSQHCPKLHFLCVSNCAHLTDTALVSLSQGCHALCTLEVAGCTQLTDSGFQALSRSCHSLEKMDLEECVLITDNTLMHLANGCPKLQQLSLSHCELVTDEGIRHLGAGAGAAEHLLVLELDNCPLITDASLEHLVACQNLQRIELYDCQLITRAGIRKLRSHLLDLKVHAYFAPVTPPPSVGGGRPRYCRCCVVL from the exons ATGACCCTGGCGCCCAAGGCTAAAGTGGAAGTGCTGGTCAGAGCAGTCACGGCGGCGGACGACGATGCCCTCATCAACAAGAAGCTTCCGAAGGAGCTGCTGCTTCGCATCTTCTCCTACCTGGACGTCGTCTCGCTGTGCGCCTGTGCTCAGGTGTCTAAGTTGTGGCACGAGCTCGCGCTGGATGGAAGCAACTGGCAGAAGATTGACCTCTTCAACTTTCAGACGGACATCGAGGGTCCCGTGGTGGAGAACATCTCGCGCCGATGCGGCGGCTTCCTCAAGAAGCTCAGCCTTCGCGGCTGTCAGAGCGTCGAGGACGCGTCGCTAAAGACGTTCGCCCAGAATTGCAACaacatcgaagacctgaatctgAACGGCTGCAAAAAGCTGACGGACAGCACCTGCCAGAGCCTTGGGAAGCACTGCAGTAAGCTGACCTTCCTCGACCTGGGCTCGTGCTGCCAGGTGACGGACCTGTCACTCAAGGCGATCGGCCAAGGCTGTCCTGCGCTTGAGCAAATCAACATTTCCTGGTGCGACCAG GTGTCCAAGTATGGCGTGGAAGCTCTGGCTGCTGGTTGTCCAAGGCTGCGCGGCTTCGTCAGCAAGGGCTGCCCGCTGGTCAATGACGAGGCAATCTCTAAGCTGGCCCAGTATTGCGGAGGCCTGCAGACCCTCAACCTTCACGAGTGCACCAACATCactgatgctgctgtgcaggCTGTCAGCCAGCACTGCCCCAAGCTGCACTTCCTGTGTGTCTCCAATTGTGCGCATCTGACCGACACCGCTCTCGTGTCCCTCAGCCAGGGCTGCCACGCACTCTGCACGCTTGAGGTAGCCGGCTGTACACAGCTGACAGACAGCGGCTTCCAGGCTCTGTCTCGCTCGTGCCACTCACTTGAGAAAATGGACCTTGAAGAGTGTGTGCTCATCACGGACAACACGTTGATGCATTTGGCCAATGGCTGCCCAAAGCTGCAGCAGTTGAGCCTTTCGCACTGCGAGCTTGTAACGGATGAAGGGATCCGGCACCTTGGCGCAGGCGCTGGTGCGGCCGAGCACCTGCTTGTGCTGGAGTTGGACAACTGTCCATTGATAACAGATGCTTCGTTGGAGCACTTGGTCGCCTGCCAGAATCTGCAGCGTATCGAGCTGTACGATTGCCAACTGATTACGCGCGCTGGCATCCGCAAGCTTCGCAGTCACCTGCTGGACCTGAAGGTGCATGCCTACTTTGCACCTGTCACGCCTCCGCCCTCTGTTGGAGGTGGTAGGCCCCGCTACTGTCGCTGCTGCGTTGTGCTCTAG